A window of BD1-7 clade bacterium contains these coding sequences:
- the nrfG gene encoding Formate-dependent nitrite reductase complex subunit NrfG, with product MLPAFGLTLIAMVVIYFALMRKSTVQDDHSDRIKRNVRLYADRIKEIDSDLQDEYIDKDDFQRQHAELSRQLIDTVEQLENAPVTTAARRPWLLWFVPLPLAAFVIYGAIGAYPDWQISQQLEGLNTAGSPEAFQARMGELDKAMRERLEQKPDQLEYRLMVARFAMNKGDYDEAVSHYRILAELLPDDPDAQAFYAQAEYLRAGRKITADVAKHLDKALKLNPYQATALGLVGIHAFESGDLNAAVDAWQTLLQVLPPESDRAKLIRGGLEEARKRLADSGQSMASVQETGKADANAIQKIEVSVSVAANIPTLPPETLVFVYAKAASGPPMPLAARKLTLAQLPATIELDESMAMMPSMTLSLFKDVIVGARVSRSGQPIPQAGDWQGESQPFDWRKNGDVSVTIDQQVP from the coding sequence ATGTTGCCGGCTTTCGGGCTGACCTTGATTGCAATGGTGGTGATTTATTTCGCACTAATGCGCAAATCAACAGTTCAGGATGATCATTCTGATCGTATTAAACGCAATGTTCGTTTGTATGCAGACCGCATTAAAGAAATCGACTCGGATCTGCAGGATGAATATATTGATAAAGACGATTTTCAGCGCCAGCATGCCGAATTATCTCGACAGCTTATCGATACGGTTGAGCAGCTGGAAAACGCGCCGGTAACTACTGCCGCCCGTCGCCCTTGGCTTCTTTGGTTTGTACCACTTCCTTTGGCTGCTTTTGTGATTTATGGCGCAATTGGCGCCTATCCTGATTGGCAAATTTCGCAGCAATTAGAAGGGCTCAACACTGCCGGTAGCCCAGAAGCATTTCAGGCTAGAATGGGCGAGCTCGATAAAGCAATGCGCGAGCGATTGGAGCAAAAACCGGATCAACTAGAGTATCGGTTGATGGTTGCTCGATTTGCCATGAATAAAGGCGATTACGACGAAGCTGTATCGCATTATCGGATACTTGCGGAACTGCTTCCGGATGACCCGGATGCACAGGCGTTCTACGCACAGGCAGAATATCTTCGTGCGGGCCGTAAGATTACCGCAGACGTCGCTAAACATCTCGATAAGGCACTAAAGCTGAATCCATATCAGGCAACAGCGCTCGGTTTAGTGGGTATTCACGCATTTGAATCTGGCGATCTCAACGCAGCTGTCGATGCCTGGCAAACGCTGTTGCAGGTATTACCTCCGGAATCTGATCGTGCCAAATTAATACGTGGCGGTCTTGAAGAGGCGCGCAAACGTTTGGCTGATTCAGGGCAGTCGATGGCGAGCGTTCAAGAGACAGGGAAAGCCGATGCAAACGCCATACAGAAGATAGAAGTTTCCGTATCTGTTGCTGCGAATATACCTACATTGCCGCCTGAAACTCTCGTTTTTGTCTATGCCAAAGCGGCCAGTGGGCCACCAATGCCTTTGGCCGCTCGCAAACTGACGTTAGCGCAATTGCCAGCAACTATCGAGCTGGATGAATCCATGGCGATGATGCCAAGCATGACGCTAAGTCTATTCAAAGATGTCATCGTTGGGGCGAGGGTATCTCGCTCAGGTCAGCCTATTCCGCAGGCTGGTGATTGGCAGGGTGAGAGCCAGCCTTTTGATTGGCGTAAAAACGGTGATGTTTCAGTGACGATTGATCAGCAAGTGCCTTAG
- the yfgD gene encoding putative protein YfgD has protein sequence MSEFTIYHNPRCSKSRQTLALLEEHGVSPSIVLYLENTPSAETLGAIVTKLGGGARDIMRTKEDAYKENNFADASLSDTALLDLLVAHPKVIERPIVVKGDKAVIGRPPENVLDLIGE, from the coding sequence ATGAGTGAATTCACTATTTATCATAACCCTCGCTGCTCGAAATCTCGTCAGACGCTGGCATTGCTCGAAGAGCACGGTGTTTCACCGAGCATCGTATTGTACCTTGAGAATACGCCATCGGCAGAAACACTAGGCGCTATTGTAACCAAACTTGGTGGTGGTGCACGCGACATTATGCGCACAAAAGAAGATGCCTATAAGGAAAACAACTTTGCAGACGCATCATTGTCTGATACCGCCTTGTTGGATTTGCTGGTTGCGCACCCTAAAGTCATCGAACGTCCGATTGTTGTCAAAGGGGATAAGGCTGTGATTGGGCGCCCGCCTGAAAATGTCCTGGATCTCATTGGCGAGTAA
- a CDS encoding NAD(P)H dehydrogenase (quinone), with translation MGVEPYILILYYSRHGAVAGMAREIARGVTMVSGIEARVRTVPAVSANTEASTDAIPDDGPLYCDLDDVSGCAGLIMGSPTRFGNMAAPLKYFLDQSTPVWLSGDLIDKPAAVFTSTSSLHGGQETTLQSMMLPLMHQGMMLLGLPYSESALHSTRSGGTPYGASHYAHEQGSVLTDDEKQLCRALGKRVASVAIKLQD, from the coding sequence ATGGGCGTAGAGCCTTATATATTGATTTTGTATTACAGCAGACATGGTGCTGTGGCTGGGATGGCGCGTGAAATTGCTCGCGGCGTTACTATGGTTTCCGGGATTGAGGCCAGAGTGCGCACCGTGCCTGCCGTGTCTGCCAATACTGAAGCAAGCACGGACGCGATACCTGATGATGGGCCGCTGTATTGTGATTTGGATGATGTCAGTGGTTGTGCCGGTTTGATCATGGGAAGCCCGACGCGGTTTGGTAATATGGCCGCGCCACTGAAATATTTTTTGGATCAGTCGACACCGGTATGGCTGAGTGGCGATTTGATTGATAAACCTGCGGCAGTGTTCACCTCAACCTCATCTTTACACGGCGGTCAAGAAACCACGCTGCAGAGCATGATGTTGCCTTTGATGCATCAAGGTATGATGTTGCTCGGTCTCCCTTACAGTGAGAGCGCGTTGCATTCGACGCGATCGGGTGGCACACCTTATGGTGCTAGCCATTATGCGCACGAGCAGGGATCTGTTCTGACCGACGATGAAAAACAATTGTGCCGTGCACTTGGCAAGCGTGTTGCCAGTGTCGCGATAAAACTCCAGGATTAA
- the lgoT gene encoding putative L-galactonate transporter, producing the protein MATSKKNRSAVRYWALFLLLIAYILSFIDRNIMAILVDPIRQDFHISDFGYGLLNGVAFTFFYAFLGLPIGYLADRRSRTRIIGVGTAIWSVMTFTCGMASGFVGLFAARVGVGIGEAALSPPAHSLLSDYFSKRQLPVVMAIFTLGIPVGIGVSFSLGGYIYGYFDAMGGAALPFLGDLKPWQLTFMMVGAPGLLLAGLIYMLKEPARTGVMETRAELGVNEALDFFRQHKRVYFFVFAAISALSIVGYSLMMWYVAHMSRVYDLPAFEISKTFGLIYLFFGSLGTLGGAWLSGFLGRKGYKDAGIRVLLIVAVLWVVPGILAPQMPTLTSAFIMAAPCTFFLNAFFGVSIAAVQVVTPNQLRAQASAVLLLMANIAGLAIGPAIVGLLSDDVFSGVHSLGNALSLVAAIFSPLAIALVMFALKPYRQLLEASEQWSLTNDD; encoded by the coding sequence ATGGCTACCTCTAAAAAAAACCGCTCTGCTGTTCGGTATTGGGCGCTGTTTCTGCTGCTGATTGCGTACATCTTGTCGTTTATAGATCGTAATATTATGGCGATTCTGGTTGACCCTATTCGCCAGGATTTTCACATCTCGGATTTTGGCTATGGCTTATTGAATGGTGTTGCGTTTACTTTCTTTTATGCGTTCTTGGGATTGCCGATTGGATATTTGGCCGATAGGCGATCACGTACCCGAATTATTGGTGTGGGAACGGCTATTTGGAGTGTGATGACATTCACCTGCGGCATGGCGTCGGGTTTTGTTGGTTTATTCGCTGCTCGTGTTGGTGTTGGAATTGGCGAGGCGGCACTGTCGCCGCCAGCGCATTCTCTGCTTTCGGATTATTTCAGCAAGCGACAGCTGCCGGTGGTGATGGCAATCTTTACACTGGGAATACCCGTAGGCATTGGAGTTTCATTCAGCTTGGGTGGCTATATCTACGGGTATTTCGATGCCATGGGCGGGGCGGCACTGCCGTTTTTAGGGGATCTTAAGCCCTGGCAGTTAACCTTTATGATGGTTGGTGCGCCGGGGCTGCTTTTGGCAGGTTTGATTTATATGCTGAAAGAGCCAGCCAGAACGGGGGTGATGGAAACTCGAGCCGAGCTTGGTGTGAATGAAGCGTTGGATTTCTTTAGACAGCATAAACGGGTCTATTTTTTCGTGTTTGCGGCAATCAGTGCGTTGTCGATTGTCGGTTACAGTTTAATGATGTGGTATGTCGCACATATGAGTCGAGTTTATGATCTGCCGGCGTTTGAAATCAGCAAGACGTTTGGCCTGATTTACTTATTTTTCGGCTCTTTGGGTACGCTGGGAGGCGCGTGGTTGAGTGGCTTTCTGGGGCGTAAGGGGTATAAGGATGCTGGGATTCGAGTGCTACTAATTGTGGCAGTACTGTGGGTGGTTCCGGGTATTCTTGCGCCACAAATGCCAACGTTAACATCGGCTTTCATTATGGCTGCACCCTGTACCTTTTTTTTGAACGCTTTTTTTGGTGTGTCTATCGCCGCTGTTCAGGTCGTCACACCCAATCAATTGCGGGCTCAGGCGTCAGCTGTGTTGCTGCTGATGGCCAATATCGCTGGTTTGGCGATTGGCCCTGCAATTGTTGGTCTGCTCAGCGATGACGTGTTTTCTGGTGTGCATTCACTTGGCAATGCCCTGAGCTTGGTCGCTGCGATTTTTAGTCCGCTGGCCATTGCTTTAGTGATGTTTGCACTGAAGCCTTATCGGCAGTTGCTTGAAGCATCAGAGCAATGGTCGCTAACGAACGATGATTGA
- the gloA_3 gene encoding Lactoylglutathione lyase yields the protein MDKKGPKMGKSNRVLQVTNIYQSIKFYSEVLGLELLNVTDDPKNRLTWAVMASAGDITHTVIGFSQLWAVLPDELALHNRHIHIMCDDMAAVSQTAKYFGGEVLSDKNGHCVVKDPDGYYVEVSEAQQIMLSQAA from the coding sequence ATGGATAAAAAAGGACCGAAAATGGGTAAATCTAATCGGGTTTTACAAGTAACAAATATCTATCAATCCATTAAGTTTTACTCAGAAGTACTGGGGCTGGAATTACTAAATGTCACTGATGATCCAAAAAATCGATTAACTTGGGCAGTTATGGCCTCAGCTGGCGATATCACTCATACCGTGATCGGTTTTTCACAGCTTTGGGCGGTACTGCCCGATGAACTAGCGCTGCATAATCGCCATATTCACATTATGTGTGATGATATGGCGGCAGTGAGTCAAACCGCGAAATATTTCGGTGGAGAAGTGCTTTCTGATAAAAATGGGCACTGCGTGGTTAAAGATCCTGACGGCTATTACGTTGAAGTGTCGGAAGCTCAACAAATCATGTTGTCACAGGCTGCCTGA
- the glpE gene encoding Thiosulfate sulfurtransferase GlpE, which produces MFKRISVSDVQSMNESEDIQFVDIRDEASFAAGHIPGSFHLGQHNLQQYIESADLDKPLMVCCYHGNSSQSAAQFLHEKGFDDVYSIDGGFEAWKLNNPVESGSN; this is translated from the coding sequence ATGTTCAAACGCATCTCTGTTTCCGACGTTCAATCAATGAACGAATCCGAAGACATTCAATTTGTTGATATCCGTGACGAAGCCTCATTTGCAGCCGGCCACATTCCGGGGTCCTTTCATCTGGGCCAGCACAATCTGCAGCAATACATCGAATCAGCTGATTTGGACAAACCCCTAATGGTCTGCTGCTATCACGGTAATTCAAGCCAATCAGCGGCGCAATTTTTGCACGAGAAAGGCTTCGATGATGTGTATAGCATCGATGGTGGATTTGAAGCTTGGAAACTCAATAACCCGGTAGAATCTGGCAGCAACTAG
- a CDS encoding Putative pterin-4-alpha-carbinolamine dehydratase, which yields MTELHQMQCEACRVGAPQVTDEELTAFIKEIPDWQPVVENDTLKLQREFSFANFIDAMAFSQLVGELAETFGHHPAILTEWGKTTVTWWTHKIQGLHKTDFIMAAKTDRLHQT from the coding sequence ATGACCGAACTCCACCAAATGCAATGTGAAGCTTGTCGAGTCGGCGCACCGCAAGTGACGGATGAAGAACTGACCGCATTCATTAAAGAAATTCCGGATTGGCAGCCGGTCGTCGAAAACGACACTCTTAAACTTCAGCGTGAATTCAGCTTTGCTAATTTTATCGACGCCATGGCATTCAGCCAACTAGTGGGTGAATTAGCCGAAACATTCGGCCACCACCCTGCAATACTCACCGAATGGGGGAAAACCACCGTAACGTGGTGGACCCACAAAATCCAAGGTTTGCATAAAACCGACTTTATTATGGCCGCCAAGACGGACCGCCTGCACCAAACCTAG
- the tlpA gene encoding Thiol:disulfide interchange protein TlpA, whose translation MPLQRFIQCLLGPIALALCLSACSSEPDFYYATGKPGHYNDYSGQWLVVNYWAAWCKPCIEEIPELNELNHSNDDVNVIGINYDKKPAEQIAKDASKLDVAFPVALANFHEHYNYAFPKVLPTTVVIDPEGKVTATLLGPQTQEDVLNVVRGHLAAEDL comes from the coding sequence ATGCCCTTGCAACGATTTATACAGTGTTTACTCGGCCCTATCGCGCTAGCGCTGTGTCTTTCAGCTTGCAGCAGTGAGCCGGATTTTTATTACGCCACGGGTAAACCAGGGCACTATAACGATTACTCTGGCCAATGGTTAGTGGTGAATTACTGGGCTGCGTGGTGCAAACCCTGCATTGAAGAAATACCCGAGCTCAATGAATTGAACCATTCAAACGACGATGTAAACGTCATTGGCATCAACTACGACAAGAAACCAGCCGAACAAATCGCCAAAGACGCTAGCAAGCTTGACGTTGCGTTTCCGGTCGCACTCGCAAATTTTCATGAACACTATAACTACGCGTTTCCGAAAGTACTGCCAACAACCGTGGTGATTGATCCGGAGGGCAAGGTCACAGCAACCTTGCTTGGCCCGCAAACACAGGAAGATGTTCTCAATGTGGTTCGAGGGCATCTTGCCGCCGAAGATCTCTGA
- the rpfC_3 gene encoding Sensory/regulatory protein RpfC has translation MHLPVKTSAATVLAPLNIGYARYNSHQKPVIWQQYNSPLFFVISVFIALLCAVSPTLASGVKDTNTITITNPYTQQIALVQHLFYINSDPKNDSFAAVSSLPEDAFQKQVNLFWPNPQRQPVWYKFTLVNATASNLDLYLDLDTFLINQATLFATTNNTTRHWHSGWENLQKHRYESRNMGFDLHLKPNQTINYLLRVDTHLAATFAPKIFSREKAGTHFYYLSAIRHTLEGLLLGGIIYLLLISRALKERQENVFFIIYLLLSAMSLGVQMPNNYVFWAFPGDIYPYVIFFLATISISAFVLFYRQFFYMSEHCRIADKILISFAVTYPLLFATSLVVGVDTVSLIFRYFSAFFVLCICVFSLINWIKHMPYAGYFMICVLAYIGMTALDYLSSMGVIEQLYLPTYHNGIANVLMVIVFSMSLASRVMKTIRDQSQYSADAEAAIAKNQAKSEFLAKMSHEIRTPMNGVLGMIDLLKDTPLDKKQTSYVKVVEQSGFTLMKVINDILDYSKIEAGKLELDMTSIQLTKLMKSLELLFASRASTKEIAFSCQLQPSVPTYVQGDETRIRQVLINLVDNAFKFTNSGSVSVSIEHLYQTREKAHWLRFVVTDTGVGIENSKVAGLFHPFEQADSSTTRIYGGTGLGLTICSQLVQLMGGELGVNSKPGSGTSIWFDLCMDPSAKQALPNTSYIDVTDDPEPHSPAAACHILVAEDNPVNRQVIRGMIKKLGHKCECVDNGESLVRAYTANPDRFSLLLVDCEMPVMDGYDATLAIRRIEAEQEWRAVPIVAITAHALAESRNKSLAYGMNDHLSKPLQAEVLNEIIFRWTKQISD, from the coding sequence GTGCACTTGCCAGTCAAGACATCGGCCGCAACTGTATTGGCCCCTTTAAACATAGGCTATGCACGTTATAACAGCCACCAAAAACCAGTAATATGGCAGCAATACAACTCGCCCTTATTCTTTGTCATATCTGTTTTTATCGCCTTACTCTGTGCCGTCTCTCCTACTCTTGCAAGTGGGGTGAAGGATACCAATACGATAACTATTACAAACCCTTACACTCAGCAAATAGCGTTGGTTCAACACCTCTTTTATATCAATTCTGATCCCAAAAACGACAGCTTCGCTGCAGTTTCGTCCCTACCTGAAGACGCATTTCAAAAACAAGTTAATCTATTCTGGCCAAACCCTCAGAGACAGCCCGTCTGGTATAAATTTACACTAGTTAATGCAACGGCAAGCAACCTAGACCTATATCTTGATCTGGATACCTTTCTGATAAATCAAGCCACCCTCTTTGCAACTACAAATAACACTACCCGACATTGGCATTCCGGCTGGGAAAACCTTCAAAAACATCGGTACGAAAGCCGAAATATGGGGTTTGACCTTCATCTGAAACCTAATCAAACCATCAACTATTTGCTACGAGTCGATACACATCTAGCAGCAACTTTCGCCCCCAAAATATTCAGTCGCGAAAAAGCCGGCACTCATTTCTATTATTTGTCGGCCATCAGGCACACGCTTGAAGGCTTATTGCTCGGCGGTATCATTTACCTGCTGCTAATAAGCCGAGCACTCAAAGAGCGGCAAGAAAACGTATTTTTTATTATCTATCTACTTTTGTCGGCCATGTCCCTTGGCGTTCAAATGCCCAACAATTATGTTTTCTGGGCATTTCCTGGTGATATCTACCCCTACGTCATATTTTTTCTGGCAACAATAAGTATCAGCGCATTTGTACTCTTCTATCGACAGTTCTTCTATATGTCTGAACATTGCCGTATCGCGGATAAAATATTGATCTCGTTCGCCGTTACTTATCCATTATTGTTTGCCACATCGCTCGTCGTTGGAGTAGACACGGTTTCGCTGATTTTCCGGTATTTCTCTGCATTCTTCGTGTTATGTATTTGCGTTTTTTCACTAATAAATTGGATCAAACACATGCCTTATGCGGGCTACTTTATGATCTGTGTCTTGGCCTACATTGGCATGACTGCGCTCGATTATCTAAGTAGCATGGGCGTTATCGAGCAACTTTATCTCCCCACATACCACAACGGCATTGCCAACGTACTTATGGTGATTGTCTTTTCGATGAGCTTGGCATCACGGGTCATGAAAACGATCCGCGACCAAAGCCAATACTCCGCAGACGCCGAAGCGGCTATCGCCAAAAACCAGGCCAAAAGCGAATTTCTCGCAAAAATGAGTCATGAAATTCGCACACCGATGAATGGCGTACTCGGTATGATTGATTTGTTGAAAGATACACCGCTCGATAAAAAACAGACATCGTATGTAAAGGTTGTTGAACAGTCCGGCTTTACCTTGATGAAAGTCATCAATGACATTCTGGACTACTCAAAAATTGAAGCCGGCAAGCTCGAGCTGGATATGACAAGCATCCAGTTAACAAAATTGATGAAGAGTCTAGAGCTGCTTTTTGCCAGCAGAGCATCAACAAAGGAAATCGCGTTTTCCTGTCAGCTTCAACCGTCTGTTCCGACTTATGTGCAAGGCGATGAAACACGCATCCGTCAGGTGCTTATCAACCTTGTCGACAACGCCTTCAAATTTACCAATAGTGGCTCCGTTTCAGTCAGTATTGAACACCTATACCAGACGCGCGAGAAAGCACACTGGCTGCGTTTTGTCGTAACGGATACGGGTGTTGGGATAGAAAACAGTAAAGTGGCCGGTTTATTCCACCCTTTTGAGCAGGCCGATTCTTCAACTACGCGAATTTACGGCGGCACTGGGCTGGGGCTGACGATTTGCAGCCAACTCGTCCAATTAATGGGCGGCGAACTGGGTGTAAACAGTAAACCGGGATCAGGCACCAGCATCTGGTTTGATCTTTGTATGGATCCCTCCGCAAAACAGGCACTTCCAAATACCTCGTACATTGACGTAACAGACGATCCAGAGCCACACTCCCCAGCAGCGGCTTGCCACATATTGGTTGCTGAAGATAACCCGGTTAACCGACAAGTTATTCGTGGCATGATCAAAAAGCTCGGGCACAAATGTGAATGTGTTGACAACGGTGAATCCTTGGTTCGCGCTTACACAGCAAACCCTGATAGATTCAGCTTGTTGTTAGTTGATTGTGAGATGCCAGTTATGGACGGCTATGACGCAACGCTGGCAATTCGACGTATAGAAGCAGAACAAGAATGGCGTGCGGTCCCCATTGTCGCTATCACAGCACATGCGCTGGCCGAATCTCGCAACAAGAGCTTGGCTTATGGCATGAATGACCACCTGAGCAAACCGCTACAAGCTGAAGTTCTCAACGAGATCATTTTCCGATGGACTAAACAAATTTCAGATTGA
- the alkJ_2 gene encoding Alcohol dehydrogenase [acceptor], whose product MYDYIIIGGGSAGCVLANRLSADASNKVLLLEAGPKDNNPMIHMPGGCAEVLKSNKLNWKFESTPQKHLGGARYEIPRGKTLGGSSSSNGMVYIRGHATDYDDWAAQGNNGWAFNDVLPYFKRFENQTRGADDFHGVGGELNVINAPSDNPLYDMFVNAGQEAGYRACDDFNGANQEGVGRFQATIKDGKRWSSAAAFLTPVLDRPNLTVICDAHVTRVVLDGNKAVAVEYLKKKKPQRADANKEIVISAGTIKSPHILQLSGIGDTEELKAAGIESKIHLPGVGKNLQEHLDVIMRFSISEPLAMNGIDRFPKNVKVAWDYFVHKKGVGACNNIEGGGFIRSSDDLDRPDVQLHFVPVNMTGLTEPLPPQHGVTLHACNLRPKSRGTIKAVNNDPMAKPDVDFNFCDNEDDWQLMIKCVRVLRNIMSAKAWNGIITEEIQPGTQFETDEDLRKVMGQTTETVYHPVGTCKMGNGNDAVVDAELKVIGVEGLRVADASIIPTLIGGNTNAPSMMIGDKCSDMMLGKSANG is encoded by the coding sequence ATGTACGATTACATAATAATTGGCGGTGGATCCGCCGGCTGTGTACTCGCAAACCGTCTTTCTGCCGACGCTAGTAACAAAGTACTTCTGCTCGAAGCAGGCCCAAAAGACAATAACCCAATGATTCATATGCCGGGCGGCTGTGCTGAAGTCCTTAAGAGCAACAAGCTCAATTGGAAGTTTGAATCAACCCCGCAGAAACACCTTGGCGGTGCTCGCTACGAAATTCCTCGTGGAAAAACACTGGGCGGCTCCAGCTCGTCTAACGGTATGGTATACATACGCGGTCATGCGACTGACTATGATGATTGGGCAGCGCAAGGCAACAATGGCTGGGCGTTCAACGACGTGCTTCCATACTTCAAACGATTCGAAAACCAAACTCGCGGCGCTGATGATTTCCACGGTGTCGGTGGCGAACTGAATGTTATCAACGCGCCATCTGATAACCCACTCTACGACATGTTTGTGAATGCTGGCCAAGAAGCCGGTTACCGTGCTTGCGACGACTTTAATGGCGCAAATCAAGAAGGCGTTGGCCGGTTCCAGGCAACCATCAAAGATGGCAAACGCTGGAGTTCTGCAGCGGCATTTCTAACACCAGTATTGGATCGTCCAAACCTGACTGTGATCTGTGATGCTCACGTAACCCGTGTTGTACTTGATGGCAACAAAGCAGTCGCGGTTGAGTACCTTAAGAAGAAAAAACCTCAGCGTGCTGACGCAAACAAAGAAATCGTTATCAGCGCTGGCACCATCAAAAGCCCACACATTTTGCAGTTGTCTGGCATCGGAGACACCGAAGAGCTCAAAGCAGCCGGTATTGAATCCAAGATTCACCTACCCGGTGTCGGTAAAAACCTGCAAGAACACCTTGATGTGATCATGCGCTTTAGCATCAGCGAGCCATTGGCTATGAACGGCATTGATCGCTTCCCTAAGAATGTAAAAGTTGCTTGGGATTACTTTGTTCATAAAAAAGGGGTTGGTGCCTGTAACAACATCGAAGGCGGCGGTTTTATTCGCTCTAGCGACGATCTGGATCGTCCGGATGTACAGCTGCATTTTGTTCCGGTCAACATGACAGGCCTAACCGAGCCGCTTCCTCCACAACACGGTGTTACCCTACACGCGTGTAACCTGCGCCCGAAGAGCCGCGGAACTATTAAAGCAGTCAACAACGACCCGATGGCCAAACCTGATGTCGATTTTAACTTCTGCGACAACGAAGATGATTGGCAGCTCATGATCAAATGTGTACGTGTATTACGTAACATTATGAGCGCAAAGGCCTGGAACGGCATCATTACCGAAGAAATCCAACCGGGCACACAGTTCGAAACTGATGAAGATTTACGCAAAGTTATGGGGCAAACAACCGAGACCGTTTACCACCCAGTGGGCACCTGTAAAATGGGCAATGGTAACGACGCTGTTGTCGATGCAGAACTCAAAGTTATCGGCGTTGAAGGCTTGCGTGTAGCCGATGCATCGATCATTCCAACGTTGATTGGTGGTAACACCAACGCACCGTCAATGATGATCGGTGACAAATGTTCCGACATGATGCTCGGAAAATCTGCTAACGGCTAA